From Pseudodesulfovibrio nedwellii:
TGCAATATGGATTTTACTATTTGTTCTTCGCCGGTACTCATTCAAAACTCGTAAAAAAGATGGTTTCTATTAAACAGGACAGGCCTATTTACATATATCTATTACAATGGGCAAGTGTGATATATTTCACCAGAGGCTCTTTGGCCTCTTGGCTTTTCAAGATCATTGGTCCATACTGATCACACCATGCCACGCTCGTACCATTATATGATCCAACCTTCTTAGTTTTGCAAGGAAAAATGAGACGCTCTAATCTGTTTGTCTTTATCTTGTGCCTGATTCTTCTGGCGGGATGTTCTGAAGGTGGCGGCCCCGCTACTCCTGTCAGGCCTGTTGCTCCTCGGGATATTCCTGTTTTGCCGGAAGAGGGCGGGACCATCGTCGAATCTATGATTGGCGAGCCAAGTAATTTGATTTCAGCGTTGTCATCGGACAGCGCGTCCCACGCTGTGGCGACTCAAATTTATGTCAGTTTATTTAAATATGATAAAGATATCAATTTGGTACCCTACGCTGCAGAGTCTTACGAAGTATTGAATGATGGTATGCTTTTCAAGTTTAAAGTGCGTCAGGATATTTTTTGGTTTGATGGCGTTCAACTGACTGCTGAAGATGTTGAATTTACCTATAAAATGATGATTGATCCCAAGACGCCCACGGCTTATGCCGGGAATTTCAAACTGGTCAAGGCCTTTCGTCGGACAGGGAAATTTTCTTTTGAAGTTGAGTATGATCAACCTTTTGCCAAAGCATTAGTGACGTGGGCCATGGATATCATGCCCAAGCATCTTCTGGAGGGAGAGGACCTTCTCAATACGAAGTATAGTCGGGAGCCAGTTGGAGCTGGACCATATATGCTCAAGGAGTGGGTGCCGGGGAGTCAGATTGTTCTCAAGGCCAACCCGAACTTTTTCGAAGGGAAGCCTCGTATTGACGAAGTCGTGTATCGCATCATCCCAGACATGGGCACACAGTTTTTGGAACTCAAGGCCGGGAATCTGGATGCGATGGATCTGACCCCGTTGCAGTATTTGTATCAGACTTCGGGATCTGGATGGGATGGAAGTTTCAATAAATTCGAGTATCTGGCTTTCGGGTACTCTTTTCTGGGATTCAATTTCAACCATCCGTTCTTTAAAGACGTTCGGGTTCGTAAAGCCATTGATTTCGCCATTGATCGTCGCGAAATAGTCAAGGGCGTTCTTTTTGGACTCGGTGAGCCAGCGAATGGCCCATATAAGCCTGGTACATGGCAGTACAATGGTGCGATCAAACCCAGAAAGCACGATTTGGCCAAAGCACGACAACTTATGGCCGAAGCTGGATGGACTGATTCCGACGGCGATGGACTGCTTGACAAGGATGGCGTGCCGTTTTCTTTTTCCATTATTACCAATCAAGGAAATACTCAGCGCATCAAATCCGGGGTGATTATTCAGCAACGACTCAAGGATATAGGGATCGAAGTTGATCTCCGTACCGTTGAATGGGCTGCTTTTATCAAGGAATTTGTGGACAAAGGACGTTTTGACGCTATTATTTTGGGATGGAATATTTTACAAGACCCTGATATCTATAACGTCTGGCATTCGAGTATGGCGGTTAATGGTGGTTTGAATTTTACCAGATATATTAACCCTGAACTGGATGATTTGTTGGAACGTGGTAGACATCTTGTAAAACAGGAAGATCGTAAGCCCATTTATGATAAGGTCCAGCAAATATTGTTTGACGAAGTGCCGTATTGTTTCTTGTACGTTCCCAAGTCCCTGCCCATTGTTCAGGCGCGGGTGCAGAATATAAAAGCGGCTCCGGCCGGAATCTCCTATAATTTCGAAAAGTGGTGGATACCCCGGTCTTTGCAGCGACAGCCCTAGGAAGTATTGATTGATATGATTCGCATCAACCAGATCACCGACAAGGTGGCCTCATACATTGACAATCCCGACCTGGATTTGATTCAGCGGGCGTATGTCTTTTCTGCGCAGGCCCATGACGGTGTGGTGCGCCGTTCCGGTGAACCGTATATATCCCATCCTATGAATGTGGCTAATTTGTTGGCTGACATGCAGCTTGATGAAGCCACTGTGGCCGCGGGGCTTTTGCATGATACCGTGGAGGATACCGATACCACTGTCGATGAGATCGAAGATCTGTTCGGTGCGGATGTGGCTGATATTGTGGATGGTGTCACCAAGATCAGTAAGATGGACTTTGAGTCCAAGGCTGTTCAGCAGGCAGAAAATATTCGTAAGCTCATTCTGGCTATGGCCGAGGATATCCGGGTGCTCATGGTCAAATTGGCTGACAGACTGCATAATATGCGCACTCTGGAGTTTATGAAGCCGGTCAAGCAGCGGCTCATAGCTCAGGAAACCCAGGATATTTATGCACCGCTTGCCAACCGTCTTGGTTTGCACCGGGTCAAGACCGAGCTGGAAGATTTGTGTCTGCGATATCTCAAGCCAGATGTTTTTTCTCAGCTCAGTGAAGCTGTCTCTGAACATCGTGCCGCTGGTGAACCGTATATCGAGAAAGTTATTGAGCTGATCAATGAAATGCTCAAAAAAAACAAGATGAAGGGCGTGGTCAACGGTCGGACAAAACATTTGCATTCCATCCACGTAAAGATGGAACAGCAGGGACTGACATTTGACGAAATTTATGACCTGATTGCATTCCGTATCATTTTGAAGTCCTTGAAGGACTGTTATGCTGTTCTTGGACTTATCCATGCGGTGTGGCGACCTGTGGCGGGTCGTTTTAAAGATTATATTTCCATCCCCAAGGCGAATATGTACCAGTCGCTTCATTCCACGGTCATTGGGCCGGATGGGGAGCGCATTGAGTTTCAGATTCGTACTGATGAGATGAACCAGATTGCCGAATATGGTGTGGCCGCTCATTGGCAGTACAAGGAAGTTGGTAAAGGCGGCAAGAAGGGCAGGGCAACCGGAACGCGTGATGCGGAGCGGTATACTTGGCTCAAGCAGATTATGGATTGGCAGCGGGAGCTGTCCGATCCCCGTGAATTCATGTCTTCCCTGCGTTTGGAAATGTTTCAGGAAGAAGTGTACGTTTTTACGCCTAACGGTGACATCAAGGAATTACCGGACGGAGCTACGCCTGTGGATTTCGCATATGCCATTCACTCCGAGGTGGGTGATAAGTGTGCCGGAGCCAAGATCAATGGCCGGATCGTACCGCTGCATACCGCGCTCAAGAATGGTGATTCCGTTGAGGTCATCACTGACAAGAATCGGATGCCGAGCCGAGATTGGCTCAAGTTTGTCAAGACGGCCAAGGCACGGACTCGTATCAAGCAATATATTCGTACCGTGGAGCGAGAACGGTCCATCGCTCTTGCCAAGGAGTTGCTTGAGAAGGAAGGTCGTCGGGTCGGCATTAACGTGCAGAAGGCGATGAAGGACGGTGAGTTTCTCAAGCTGGCTGAGGAATTCAACTGTGGGAGTGTGGATGATCTTTTAAGTCAGGTCGGCTTTTCCCGTTTTACGCCTCGCAAGGTTGTGAAGCGTTTGTATGCGCTTATGAACGGCGAGACGCTGGACGAACGTAAGGTCAAGGATAAGGCTGTTGAAGAAGGGGGCAAGAAGAAGCCCAAGACCGATGGTCTACAAATTTCTGGCGTGGACAATGTGCTTGTTCGTTTTGCCAGTTGTTGCACTCCTTTGCCGGGTGAACCTATTATTGGCTACATCACCCGGGGGCGTGGTGTGACCGTGCACCGTATTGATTGCCACAATGTCAAGAATTTTGAAGATGAACGTTTGTTGCAAGTCACTTGGGAAGGCGTTGACGAGAAACCTTATCCGGCCAAGATTAAGATCAAGTGTCTTAATAAGCCCGGTATGCTTGGCAAGATATGCTCCATGTTGGCTGAGATGGAGGTCAACATTGACTCCGGTAATTTCGAATCTAATGTGGATGGAACGTCCAAGTTGCATTTTACGGTGGAGGTCAAAGACCTCAATCAATTGTATTCCGCATTGGCGCAGGTCAAGAAGCTCAAGGCCGTGCAAGAGGCTTTGCGTGTTTCCTGATTTTATTTCTTCTTCTTTTGTCTATTTACAGAAAAGGCCCGCAAATGAGCGGGCCTTTTCATTTTGAGGAGGTGAAGGGGGTATGGTTTGTTTACTTTGGGTGACAGGACTTGCAACTGACCGGAACAGGCTTGCCGTCGCGCTTCTTCACGATCTTGTGGCAGCCGAGACAGCTCTTGTCCGACTTCTTGGCGTGGAAAGCTGTGTAAAAGGCGGTTGCGCCCTTCTTGCCGGACTGGTCGTGACAGCCGGGGGTTGCACAGGACTGGATATCGCTCGTACCGTCCCATGTGTGGTGACAGCTTGCACAGTCAATCTTGGCCGCGTCGTGTTTGGCGTGAGAAAAAGCGACTATTGTCTTGGTGGTCTTGATGCCTTCAGGCGGACCAAGCTTTAGGTCGCCCGGGGCCTCGGTTGCGGCAAAGCCTATGGCGGACGTCAAAGCCAGGACACAGAGTGTCGTTGCGATCATGATAAAACGGTACATGCGTTCCTCCAGCGGTTTGTGATCATTGACGCTGTTTTATTTGCAATAGACGTGCCGTTTTATAATTGTCTGCAATGATAGTATTTTTAAATTTTGTGTTTTGTCTCCGCGTACGCTTTTTGCGCACGTGCGCATGGTATTTTCTTCGGTTTATGAACCGTTGTTTGTATTCAAGCCATAAAAAAAGGGGAAGCAATATGCTTCCCCTTTTTTATGGCTTGAATGATGGATTTACATTGAAATGCGAACGCTTTCAGGGCTGAGTTTCCTTTCCAGGCGTTTGGCATAGAGGCTCATGACGTAGCTGAATATGAAGTATAGCACGATAACGGTCGTGTAGATTTCAAAAGGATAAATCATTGTCCGGTTGTTGACGGCATAGGCTGCGCGAGTCAGGTCCATGACACCGATGATGTACACCAGCGCCGTATCCTTGAAGGCCGCGATGAACATGCCGACAAGGGCCGGGAGCATCTGTTTGAGGGCCTGAGGCAGGACAATCTTTCGCATGGTCTGGAAATAGCTGAGACCTGATGCCTTGGCTGCTTCCACCTGACCGGCAGGGATGTTCTCGATACCGCCACGGACTGTTTCGGCGATATATGCACCGAAGAAGAATGTCAGTGCGATGGTACCAGCCCAGAAGGCATGGATTTCAAGTTTGAACACGAAATCGAGAATGACTTGGTAGAACCAGAGGATGACCAGGACAAGAGGGACACCACGGACCAATTCAATGTAAAGTGTGCAAGGAATTTTAATGGCGTTATTTCTAGCCGTACGGCCCATGCCAATAATTAGTCCGATAAAAAAGCTGCCGGTGATGGAAATAATCGCCATGAGCAGGGAGCCGGACAGGCCGCCCAGTCCCATGAAGAACTCGGAGCTGTCCCCATTGGGGAATCGCCAGATGAGCAGGGCGGGCAGGTTGGCCCAAATGATTTCGTAATTGAAGTGTGTAAGGGCTGTGCCTAGCATGAATAGCAGGTAGGCTAGAGCCGCTAAAAATATAACTTTGGCTCCCAGAATGAGTGCCTTCGTGGAAGATTTTAAAATTCGGGCGATTGGAGATACCGTTTTTTGATCCGGGGATTTTCGGAGATACCAGAATACGTATTCCAACCCGTTTCCGATGATGTCTACGGGCAGAAATAGGGTATCAGCAATCCTGCGAAGCACCGTGATCCTGTCGCGCGGCATGATCTTAAGTCGTTCGTTCACGATGTTCATGATGCAGGCTATGATCAGAGAAAGCATCACGTATATGGCTGTGGCCACGATGAATGATTCAAAGGTACGGTATGTCAGTGAAAGCACTTCCTGCATGGACCAGAATAGTTCGGTTACACCGATGGTCATGGCCAGAGAAGTGTTTTTCATGTTGTTGAGAAATTCACTACCCAGAGGCGGGATGATTTCACGGAAGGCCAGCGGCAGGATGACTTTACGTAGGGTCTGGGTGAAGCTGAGGCCGGAAGAGTATGATGCTTCCAGCAAGCCTTTAGGAATGGATTGAATACCCGCGCGGATGATTTCCGCCATGAAAGCGCCAGTAAAAATACCGCAACCGATGGTGGCACACCAGAATTCGAAATCCATTTCAAAGAGCTTGAATCGAATTTCTTCGGGAAATGCGTATGGAAGAGCAAAGTTCCAGAAAAAGAGCTGGATGAGCAAGGGGGTATTGCGGAACAGTTCTACATAGCAGGTGGCAAGCCAATAGACCGGTTTAAAGGAAGAGAGTCTGGCCAGACCGAAAATTGTACCGAATGCCAAGGCGATGACAGCGGAATAAAGGGTGATAGTAATGGTCGAATTGAGACCGTTGACCATTAAATCGCCCATGTGACCGTACTGTCCTTCTACGAAGAAAACAGCCCAGTCAAAATCATATTTGAATTCGAATATGAAGGTGAAGTAATAGGTCAACGCGCCGACCATGGCCAGCAGCGCAAGATTCTGGACCCAGACTTTCTCGAAATACCGTTTTATCATTGTACTCTTTTAAGGAAGAAGGTCCCGGAGCTTAGGTGCTCCGGGACCAGTTTTAGGCTTTAGCTCGCAGCTTAGGGCCACATTTCGATCTTGGAAGTCAGCGGGAATGGGTACTTGGAATCCGGGCCGAACCACTTGTCGTAGATCTTCTGGTAGGTACCGTCTCTCCAAATATCCTGAATGGCGAAGTTGACAGCGTCGCGCCATGCAGAGTCGTCCTGGGGCAGGCCGATGCCGTAAGGTTCGTCAGAAATGAATTCACCAACCAGTTCGAACTGGCCGGGGACCTTGGCAGCATAGCCGAGCAGCAAGGTGGAGTCTGTGGAGATAGCCTGTACACGACCGGAGCGCAGGGCTTCGAACATGGCGACTTCACCGTCGTAACCGACGACCTTAGGGTTGGCGTTGCCCAGAGACTTCAGGTAGGCGGTGGCGTTGACGATGGAGGTGGTTCCCTGCATGGAGCCGACCTTCATATTGGCCAGATCGTTGACGTCTTTGACAGTGTCTTTCTTGGCCAGGAATTTCTGACCATCGAAGAAGTAAGTGATGGAGAAATCAATCTTCTCGTCGCGTACGCGTTTGTGAGTCATGTTTGCCAGAACCATGTCGACCTTGGACGGGTTGGTCTGCACAAAGGAAATACGGGTGTTGTTGTTCACAACGGTTTTTTCGAGCTTGCAGTCGAGACGCTTTGCAATTTCAGCTGCCATATCGACGTCGAAACCGACCCACTCATTTTTGTCATCAATGAAGCCGAAGGGGATACCCTGGTTGGACAAACCGGCTTTGACGACCTTTGTGGACATAACGCGATCGTAGGTCGGACCTGCGAAAGCAACGGAAGCTGCCATGACCAGCAATGCTGCCATGACGGCGATTTTGAGAACTCTCATTTACCTCTCCTAATGGTTGAGTCCATAAAAAAGCCTTTGGCGGACACTGTGTCCGACAAAGGCAGATATTCTATGCCTAGTGGCTGAGAATCTTACTCAGGAAATCTTTGGTCCGATCACTCTGTGGATTATTGAAGAATTCCTCAGGCGTGTTTTCTTCGACGAGATTCCCTTCGTCCATAAAGATGACCCGGTCCGCCACTTCTCGGGCAAAGCCCATTTCGTGGGTGACGCAGATCATGGTCATGCCTTCTCGGGCAAGCGATTTCATGACATCCAGAACTTCGTTGATCATTTCCGGGTCAAGTGCGGATGTCGGTTCGTCAAAAAGCATGATTTTGGGTTGCATCGCCAGACCTCGAGCAATGGCGACGCGCTGCTGCTGGCCGCCGGAAAGCTGGGATGGATACGCTCCGGCCTTGTCGGGAATGTCTACCTTCTTGAGAAGGTCCATGCCGATGGTTGTGGCTTCGCCACGGCTCATGCCGCGAACCATGGTAGGCGCCAGCGTGATGTTCTCAATAACCGTCATGTGCGGATAGAGATTGAACTGCTGGAATACAAAACCGACTTCTGCCCGGAGCAGAGTCATGTTTGTGCACGGGTCGGATACATTCATTCCGTCGACTGTAATGTCGCCTTCTTGAATCGGCTCCAACCGGTTGATACACCGAATCATGGTGGATTTGCCGGACCCGGATGGGCCGCAAACGACGACGACTTCGCCTTTGGCAATGTTCAGGTTGATATTTTTGAGGACCTGAAAGTCCCCATACCACTTGTTAACGCCTTTGAAAGAAATCACATGTATCTCCAAGAATGGATTATGCTTAAAAGCCAAGGCGTTTTGTAGCAAAATATGGGGCGCTAGGCAAACAATTTTCGGTTTTGGTTCTATGTCGCCGAAAGATTCTTTGTTTGAAACACGCAGATTTACAATAATGTGAGTCCTAGCATTCAGTGACACTCTGTGCCAGGCCTGCCAATGACGTTTCCTTATATTTGCGGGACATGTCTCGGCCCGTTTGGGCCATGGCCTCGATGGCCTTGTCCAGATCGACTCTCTGGTACGATTCGTCTAAGGTCGTAGCAATGAGATAGGCGTTGTATGCTTTTATGGCGCCCATGGCATTTCGTTCAATGCAGGGGATCTGCACATAACCACCGACCGGATCACAGGTCAGGCCAAGATGGTGTTCCATGGCGATTTCTGCGGCGTTTTCTGTAACTTGAAAGCGGTACCCACGTGCATAAGCAAGGAGGGCTGCAGCCATGGCTGAGGCTACGCCAACTTCGCCCTGACATCCGACTTCGGCACCGGAGATGGATGCGTTGTGTTTGCAGAGAAAGCCGATAGCTATAGCGGCAAGAAGACCTTCGTGGAGTTCTTTTTGCAAGGCTCCCATGTGTCGCTTAAGCATGAATATAATGGAAGGGATGACCCCCGCCGCGCCACATGTTGGAGCCGTGACTACGCAATGGCCGGAGGCGTTTTCTTCGGAGGCGGCCATGGCGTATGCGTTGAAAGCTTTAACGAATCCCGGTCCTTGAAAATGTTCAGCTTTGGCCTGTTCATACATGACGGCGGCTTTTCGTTGTAGCCCTATGGGGCCGGGAAGTGCGCCTTTGCTTTGAATTCCCATTTCAACGGCGCGTTCCATAACTTCGACGATGTGATCCAGGCCAGCATATATTTCTTCTTCACTCATACCGGTGATGGCTTTTTCATTGGCCAGAATGAGTTCGTGAAGTCGCATGGAGTTGTTTCTCAGATGCTCTTTGAGTTGAGCCATGGTTTTATATGGATACATAGGCTCACCACGTTTGGGCTCTTTTCTGCCTTCCCAGTGCAGAAATCCTCCACCAATGGAATAGTAAGTGCGTTCAAGTAGTGTCTTGTCTCCTGCCTTGAGCGAAAATATCATGGTGTTTGAATGTGGGTAATCATGCTGAACGGCATCAAAAATCATGTCACGGGGACAATAGGCGAGAGCTTTGCCATCGAGGTCCAATTCAAATTCCTGATCCTTGTTGTCAAATTCTTCCAATACATTAGGATGACATGTATCGGGGAGAAAACCGAGCAGGCCGGACATGATTGCCCGGCGTGTGCCGTGACCTTCACCCGTGGCTGACAGGGAACCGAATAATCGGATGGTCAGTTTATCCGCGCGTAATCTGTCTTCGTTTGGAAGATTGCGGACAAGTTTCATAAAGTAATAGCCCGCCTTCATAGGACCAATGGTGTGAGAACTGGATGGGCCGGGGCCGATCTTTAAAAGCTGGAATATGGATGTCTTGACTGGTGGCATAATAGTTCCGTTTGTTGTGTTCTGATTTTGACGATGGTTAGAATACGATAAGACGGAAAAGAGGAGAAGTCTTTTTCGTTGGAATAAATATTGTATTCATGTCAGTTCAACAGACTGTATTTTGACATATGTATTTTTATAGCACGAGAGGGCACGATTTGAAGGATTATCTGCTTTTTGGGACACGAGGCCATAACCATCTGCTTGCTGCTGCACAGAAAGCCTTTGCCTTGGCCAATGGAGCCGGTGCTGAAGCTCCTTCATTGATAGAACTCGGGTCTCGACTTTTCTGCATGGCTTGGGCGGAGTTCCCTCTGAACGCGCCGTTAGCAGGTGAAGTCGTAAAGCTTTATGAAGGAATTCCTGCTGTCAGGCAAATTTTGACGCCTCATTCCGTGGCGGTTGCCAAACGTATTGCTTTGTCAGGTCATGGAGAAGGTAGCCTCGAAGCTCCTGTCCTTTTTGCCCAAGGGCAATATACAGCGCTTGATGAGTGTCTGATGAACTCGGCCTTTGAGGGTATGGTGTTGCCTGTTGTCCGACAGGCGATGTTGTATCAGGGGCTTCTTTCAAAGTGGGGCTGGCTGGAAGGTTTTATTCAGCGAGTTCTCGTATCGGTGGAGCCGGACCTTGCACAGTTGTTGCTGGCAGAATCTCTGTTGGCGCACGGGAAATGCAAAGGGGCGGTCAGGGCGTATGAACCGTTGTTGGAAAAGTTTGGGCTGACGATTGTCGGGTTTAATCTTGCTACGGCCTATGCCAACATCGGTCAAAAAGAAAAGGCCATGACTTTGCTTCGGGACTTGTTGGAAGAATTCCCTCAACACACGTCCGCCTTGTTGTTTATGGACAGGTTGGCCTTTCCTGCGAAAAGAGATGTTCGTTTGGATGGGAAGTGTGTGGTGTGTATCTATTCATATAATAAAGCGGATGAACTTGGCCGAACGCTTGAAAGCGTACTGGCTTCCGATTTGAGCAAGAATGTCGGAGATATTTCCGTGCGAGTGCTTGTGAATGGCAGCCAAGACGAGAGTCTGGAAATTGTCAAAGCGGTTCAGTCCCGTTTTGATGGTGAGTTGGATATCGTTGACCTTCCTGTAAATGTGGGAGCGCCTGCGGCACGCAACTGGCTGATAGATGCTGCCGGGAAAGATGGGGCCGAGTGGGTTGTTTTTCTCGATGATGATGTCATCGTTCCGCACGATTGGCTGCTTGGTCTCGCGGCTGGAACAAAAGAATTCCCTGATGCCGGTGTTTGGGGATGCAGAGTTCACGACGCTGTTTCCCCCTGTATTACACAGCATGCGGACGGTTTTGTCTTGAGTCGTGAAGATGCCGCGAAACAGGACAGGCGGGTCGTGCTTCATGAACCTTCGACAGAGTGTTTGATTCCGTCACAGTTGAGTTATCGACGGTATGCGTCTTCAGTGACTGGATGTTGTCATCTCTTTAGGGTTGAGGAATTGCAAAAGAGAAAGGGGTTCAACCTGCTTTTTTCTCCTAGTCAGTTCGATGATCTGGATATGGATTTGCGAATGCTTTGTGATGGCAAACCGGCTGCATATCTCGGAGATGTTGATATTACTCATTTACGTGTTTCAAACCATCTTCAGGCGTTGTCCGAAGCGGCAGAGCGGCAGAGCTGCAATCATCGACAGCTGTTGGAAGACAGGCACGAAAGTCATCTTGACTTCATACTCACCACGCAGTTTACATA
This genomic window contains:
- a CDS encoding peptide-binding protein, which translates into the protein MRRSNLFVFILCLILLAGCSEGGGPATPVRPVAPRDIPVLPEEGGTIVESMIGEPSNLISALSSDSASHAVATQIYVSLFKYDKDINLVPYAAESYEVLNDGMLFKFKVRQDIFWFDGVQLTAEDVEFTYKMMIDPKTPTAYAGNFKLVKAFRRTGKFSFEVEYDQPFAKALVTWAMDIMPKHLLEGEDLLNTKYSREPVGAGPYMLKEWVPGSQIVLKANPNFFEGKPRIDEVVYRIIPDMGTQFLELKAGNLDAMDLTPLQYLYQTSGSGWDGSFNKFEYLAFGYSFLGFNFNHPFFKDVRVRKAIDFAIDRREIVKGVLFGLGEPANGPYKPGTWQYNGAIKPRKHDLAKARQLMAEAGWTDSDGDGLLDKDGVPFSFSIITNQGNTQRIKSGVIIQQRLKDIGIEVDLRTVEWAAFIKEFVDKGRFDAIILGWNILQDPDIYNVWHSSMAVNGGLNFTRYINPELDDLLERGRHLVKQEDRKPIYDKVQQILFDEVPYCFLYVPKSLPIVQARVQNIKAAPAGISYNFEKWWIPRSLQRQP
- a CDS encoding RelA/SpoT family protein; this encodes MIRINQITDKVASYIDNPDLDLIQRAYVFSAQAHDGVVRRSGEPYISHPMNVANLLADMQLDEATVAAGLLHDTVEDTDTTVDEIEDLFGADVADIVDGVTKISKMDFESKAVQQAENIRKLILAMAEDIRVLMVKLADRLHNMRTLEFMKPVKQRLIAQETQDIYAPLANRLGLHRVKTELEDLCLRYLKPDVFSQLSEAVSEHRAAGEPYIEKVIELINEMLKKNKMKGVVNGRTKHLHSIHVKMEQQGLTFDEIYDLIAFRIILKSLKDCYAVLGLIHAVWRPVAGRFKDYISIPKANMYQSLHSTVIGPDGERIEFQIRTDEMNQIAEYGVAAHWQYKEVGKGGKKGRATGTRDAERYTWLKQIMDWQRELSDPREFMSSLRLEMFQEEVYVFTPNGDIKELPDGATPVDFAYAIHSEVGDKCAGAKINGRIVPLHTALKNGDSVEVITDKNRMPSRDWLKFVKTAKARTRIKQYIRTVERERSIALAKELLEKEGRRVGINVQKAMKDGEFLKLAEEFNCGSVDDLLSQVGFSRFTPRKVVKRLYALMNGETLDERKVKDKAVEEGGKKKPKTDGLQISGVDNVLVRFASCCTPLPGEPIIGYITRGRGVTVHRIDCHNVKNFEDERLLQVTWEGVDEKPYPAKIKIKCLNKPGMLGKICSMLAEMEVNIDSGNFESNVDGTSKLHFTVEVKDLNQLYSALAQVKKLKAVQEALRVS
- a CDS encoding cytochrome c3 family protein — its product is MYRFIMIATTLCVLALTSAIGFAATEAPGDLKLGPPEGIKTTKTIVAFSHAKHDAAKIDCASCHHTWDGTSDIQSCATPGCHDQSGKKGATAFYTAFHAKKSDKSCLGCHKIVKKRDGKPVPVSCKSCHPK
- a CDS encoding amino acid ABC transporter permease translates to MIKRYFEKVWVQNLALLAMVGALTYYFTFIFEFKYDFDWAVFFVEGQYGHMGDLMVNGLNSTITITLYSAVIALAFGTIFGLARLSSFKPVYWLATCYVELFRNTPLLIQLFFWNFALPYAFPEEIRFKLFEMDFEFWCATIGCGIFTGAFMAEIIRAGIQSIPKGLLEASYSSGLSFTQTLRKVILPLAFREIIPPLGSEFLNNMKNTSLAMTIGVTELFWSMQEVLSLTYRTFESFIVATAIYVMLSLIIACIMNIVNERLKIMPRDRITVLRRIADTLFLPVDIIGNGLEYVFWYLRKSPDQKTVSPIARILKSSTKALILGAKVIFLAALAYLLFMLGTALTHFNYEIIWANLPALLIWRFPNGDSSEFFMGLGGLSGSLLMAIISITGSFFIGLIIGMGRTARNNAIKIPCTLYIELVRGVPLVLVILWFYQVILDFVFKLEIHAFWAGTIALTFFFGAYIAETVRGGIENIPAGQVEAAKASGLSYFQTMRKIVLPQALKQMLPALVGMFIAAFKDTALVYIIGVMDLTRAAYAVNNRTMIYPFEIYTTVIVLYFIFSYVMSLYAKRLERKLSPESVRISM
- a CDS encoding ABC transporter substrate-binding protein, whose amino-acid sequence is MRVLKIAVMAALLVMAASVAFAGPTYDRVMSTKVVKAGLSNQGIPFGFIDDKNEWVGFDVDMAAEIAKRLDCKLEKTVVNNNTRISFVQTNPSKVDMVLANMTHKRVRDEKIDFSITYFFDGQKFLAKKDTVKDVNDLANMKVGSMQGTTSIVNATAYLKSLGNANPKVVGYDGEVAMFEALRSGRVQAISTDSTLLLGYAAKVPGQFELVGEFISDEPYGIGLPQDDSAWRDAVNFAIQDIWRDGTYQKIYDKWFGPDSKYPFPLTSKIEMWP
- a CDS encoding amino acid ABC transporter ATP-binding protein — encoded protein: MISFKGVNKWYGDFQVLKNINLNIAKGEVVVVCGPSGSGKSTMIRCINRLEPIQEGDITVDGMNVSDPCTNMTLLRAEVGFVFQQFNLYPHMTVIENITLAPTMVRGMSRGEATTIGMDLLKKVDIPDKAGAYPSQLSGGQQQRVAIARGLAMQPKIMLFDEPTSALDPEMINEVLDVMKSLAREGMTMICVTHEMGFAREVADRVIFMDEGNLVEENTPEEFFNNPQSDRTKDFLSKILSH
- a CDS encoding L-serine ammonia-lyase, whose translation is MPPVKTSIFQLLKIGPGPSSSHTIGPMKAGYYFMKLVRNLPNEDRLRADKLTIRLFGSLSATGEGHGTRRAIMSGLLGFLPDTCHPNVLEEFDNKDQEFELDLDGKALAYCPRDMIFDAVQHDYPHSNTMIFSLKAGDKTLLERTYYSIGGGFLHWEGRKEPKRGEPMYPYKTMAQLKEHLRNNSMRLHELILANEKAITGMSEEEIYAGLDHIVEVMERAVEMGIQSKGALPGPIGLQRKAAVMYEQAKAEHFQGPGFVKAFNAYAMAASEENASGHCVVTAPTCGAAGVIPSIIFMLKRHMGALQKELHEGLLAAIAIGFLCKHNASISGAEVGCQGEVGVASAMAAALLAYARGYRFQVTENAAEIAMEHHLGLTCDPVGGYVQIPCIERNAMGAIKAYNAYLIATTLDESYQRVDLDKAIEAMAQTGRDMSRKYKETSLAGLAQSVTEC
- a CDS encoding glycosyltransferase, which codes for MKDYLLFGTRGHNHLLAAAQKAFALANGAGAEAPSLIELGSRLFCMAWAEFPLNAPLAGEVVKLYEGIPAVRQILTPHSVAVAKRIALSGHGEGSLEAPVLFAQGQYTALDECLMNSAFEGMVLPVVRQAMLYQGLLSKWGWLEGFIQRVLVSVEPDLAQLLLAESLLAHGKCKGAVRAYEPLLEKFGLTIVGFNLATAYANIGQKEKAMTLLRDLLEEFPQHTSALLFMDRLAFPAKRDVRLDGKCVVCIYSYNKADELGRTLESVLASDLSKNVGDISVRVLVNGSQDESLEIVKAVQSRFDGELDIVDLPVNVGAPAARNWLIDAAGKDGAEWVVFLDDDVIVPHDWLLGLAAGTKEFPDAGVWGCRVHDAVSPCITQHADGFVLSREDAAKQDRRVVLHEPSTECLIPSQLSYRRYASSVTGCCHLFRVEELQKRKGFNLLFSPSQFDDLDMDLRMLCDGKPAAYLGDVDITHLRVSNHLQALSEAAERQSCNHRQLLEDRHESHLDFILTTQFTYLQADIATKRARLQKAGLLPDDS